One Natrinema longum genomic window carries:
- a CDS encoding histidine kinase N-terminal 7TM domain-containing protein yields the protein MGWEINPYSIVLLFSFVVAIGTAVAAWRTRPASGSAALTALMASVAVWLGAHVLEIESTALAWKLRWADVQWLCAAAIPTLFLVFALQYTGNDRWLTRRRRGLLAIEPLVMVGLLAINDWTGVLWGSAFEETVSLGGWWASTATVATSEPNVGLFVHLGYATICLAATSVLVLDLVVRSERLYRWQGVVVLVAIAVPWATAVVSTSSLEIIGVTPMGFTVTGLAITFGLYRYRLLEITPIARSEVVANLEDGVLVVDGDRRIVDSNPVAQEVFGRPHDGLVGEPIAAVVPAVDIESVIETETTADDDERTAQFSLEDGDDPRHYTLSASPIDDGRGRAIGWTIVVHDVTERVRRERELERTNRKLDEFAAVISHDLRNPLTVSKGYLDLLEEEYDPEYVRTVAESHERMEELIDDVLALARRGQGALELEPVALDSVARAAWSTVETDGARLSVVDDRLIEADRTQLRQLLENLFRNAVEHGSATSEPSLETVRDEATLTITVGTLERGFFVADSGTGFEDDPAVVFESGYTTSEHGTGLGLSIVTDICDEHGWEVTATEGVDGGARFDIIGVDGYDRGTDDGHVDSLSTVGEGE from the coding sequence GCGAGCGTCGCCGTCTGGCTGGGCGCACACGTCCTCGAGATCGAATCGACGGCGCTGGCCTGGAAACTGCGGTGGGCGGACGTCCAGTGGCTGTGTGCCGCCGCGATTCCGACCCTGTTTCTCGTGTTCGCGCTGCAGTACACGGGCAACGACCGATGGCTGACCCGTCGCCGGCGGGGCCTGCTCGCGATCGAACCGCTGGTCATGGTGGGGCTGTTGGCGATCAACGACTGGACCGGCGTCCTCTGGGGATCGGCGTTCGAGGAGACGGTCTCGCTCGGCGGCTGGTGGGCGTCGACCGCGACGGTCGCCACCTCGGAGCCGAACGTCGGGCTGTTCGTCCACCTCGGATACGCGACGATCTGTCTCGCGGCCACGTCCGTGCTCGTCCTCGATCTGGTCGTGCGAAGCGAACGGCTCTACCGCTGGCAGGGGGTCGTCGTGCTCGTCGCGATCGCGGTGCCCTGGGCGACGGCCGTGGTGTCTACCTCCTCGCTCGAGATCATCGGCGTGACGCCGATGGGGTTTACCGTCACCGGGCTCGCGATCACGTTCGGCCTCTATCGGTATCGCCTCCTCGAGATCACGCCGATCGCACGCAGCGAGGTCGTCGCGAACCTCGAGGACGGCGTGCTCGTCGTCGACGGCGACCGCCGAATCGTCGACAGCAATCCGGTCGCACAGGAGGTTTTCGGACGACCCCACGACGGGCTCGTCGGCGAACCGATCGCGGCCGTCGTTCCGGCGGTCGATATCGAGTCGGTGATCGAGACGGAAACGACCGCTGACGACGACGAGCGCACCGCTCAGTTCTCGCTCGAGGACGGCGACGATCCCCGCCACTACACGCTCTCGGCGTCGCCAATCGACGACGGCCGCGGCCGAGCGATCGGCTGGACGATCGTCGTCCACGACGTGACCGAGCGTGTCCGCCGGGAGCGCGAACTGGAGCGAACGAACCGCAAACTCGACGAGTTTGCGGCCGTCATCAGCCACGACCTTCGGAACCCGCTGACGGTCTCGAAGGGGTACCTCGACTTGCTCGAGGAGGAGTACGATCCGGAGTACGTCCGAACCGTCGCCGAGTCCCACGAGCGAATGGAGGAACTGATCGACGACGTGCTGGCACTGGCACGACGGGGGCAAGGCGCGCTCGAACTCGAACCGGTCGCACTCGACAGCGTCGCTCGCGCCGCCTGGTCGACGGTCGAGACGGACGGCGCTCGGCTGTCGGTCGTCGACGACCGACTGATCGAGGCGGATCGGACGCAGCTCCGGCAGTTACTCGAGAACCTGTTCCGAAACGCTGTGGAGCATGGTTCCGCGACGTCGGAGCCGTCCCTCGAGACGGTGCGCGACGAAGCGACTCTTACGATCACCGTCGGCACGCTCGAGCGGGGGTTCTTCGTCGCCGACTCGGGAACGGGATTCGAGGACGATCCGGCGGTGGTCTTCGAGTCGGGTTACACCACGAGCGAACACGGGACGGGGCTCGGGCTTTCGATCGTCACGGACATCTGCGACGAACACGGCTGGGAAGTGACCGCAACCGAGGGCGTCGACGGTGGTGCGCGGTTCGATATCATCGGCGTCGACGGTTACGACCGTGGCACGGACGACGGGCACGTGGATTCGCTTTCGACCGTCGGTGAAGGCGAGTAG